The region CTGTTTGTGCTAGCACCGGCCGTGCTCCGGCTCATGCTCGACAAACTCATAGGCGTGGACTACTACATCTACGGGGCTAGCTTCGAAGACGCCCTGCAGAGCCTCACTCTCACCGGTCTCTTCTACCCTTTCTTTGAGGAGCTGACGTTTCGCGGACTGCCGCTAATGCTGCTCGGACAGCCGGGAGCCTGGCTTGGAACTGTGATATGGGCGCTCATGCACCCGGCGTGGCAACTACGTTACCTAGCCGGCGTTGAAACCTGGAAGAAAGTAGCAGCTACTGCAACCTCACTACTTTACTACCTTCCCAGCGGATACTTCTACCTCCAGCTCTGGACTGCAGGCGCCGGTGCGGTAGCTATCTTCTGGCACATGGCGTTAAACACGACAGTCATACTCTCAGAGCAGGTGAAAGAGTACACCAGCACGAAGAGGGAGAGGGAAGCGGAGAAGAAAGAGAGAGGTGAAAGACTGCCGCGGATATGGAGGTGGCGCGGGCTAAAGCTTGAGCCAAAGGAGCCACTCTTCGTGAAAAGAAAAGGAGAAGAGAAAAAGGAAG is a window of Fervidicoccaceae archaeon DNA encoding:
- a CDS encoding CPBP family glutamic-type intramembrane protease, with product MIEQIAGSIPGFILFVLAPAVLRLMLDKLIGVDYYIYGASFEDALQSLTLTGLFYPFFEELTFRGLPLMLLGQPGAWLGTVIWALMHPAWQLRYLAGVETWKKVAATATSLLYYLPSGYFYLQLWTAGAGAVAIFWHMALNTTVILSEQVKEYTSTKREREAEKKERGERLPRIWRWRGLKLEPKEPLFVKRKGEEKKEEAETPDWEVEGLRFVRHVREGKETLWEGKETQYRFIKKRK